The proteins below are encoded in one region of Mycolicibacterium neworleansense:
- the fadD3 gene encoding 3-((3aS,4S,7aS)-7a-methyl-1,5-dioxo-octahydro-1H-inden-4-yl)propanoate--CoA ligase FadD3, translating into MTSDRRTVPAVLDRVAAQYSDHEALVSDHKSLTYAELRAHVRQAAAAMIALGVQPGDRVAIWSPNTWHWVVACLATHYAGAEMVPLNTRYTASEATDILARTEAPLLIAAGEFLGSDRASELNRDALPALRHIVRVPIEKNDGTWDEFVAGGTDLEAVDARAAAVEPDDVSDILFTSGTTGRSKGVRCAHRQSLDGSAAWAACGEVTSTDRYLCINPFFHNFGYKAGILACLQTGATLYPVLTFNPEQALRTIAEQRITVLPGPPTIFQTLLDHPKRADYDLSSLRFSVTGAAVVPVVLIERMQSELDIDIVLTAYGLTEAAGFGTMCRPDDDAMTVATTCGRPIADFELRLDDSGEVLLRGPNVMLGYLDDPAATADAIDADGWLHTGDIGTLDARGNLTITDRLKDMFICGGFNVYPAEIEQVLARLDGVAETAVIGVPDERLGEVGKAFVVLKPGVTLDEAAVIAHTREHLANFKVPRSVEFLDVLPRNPGGKVIKPVLRSRGTREGVQWT; encoded by the coding sequence ATGACGAGCGATCGCCGCACCGTTCCAGCGGTGCTGGACCGGGTTGCCGCGCAGTATTCCGACCATGAGGCCCTGGTCAGCGACCATAAGAGCCTCACGTACGCGGAGCTGCGCGCGCACGTACGCCAAGCCGCGGCGGCGATGATCGCGCTCGGCGTCCAGCCCGGCGACCGCGTCGCGATCTGGTCCCCCAACACCTGGCACTGGGTGGTGGCCTGCCTGGCCACCCACTACGCCGGTGCCGAGATGGTGCCGCTCAACACCCGTTACACCGCCAGCGAGGCCACCGACATCCTGGCCCGCACCGAGGCCCCGCTGTTGATCGCCGCCGGCGAGTTCCTGGGCTCGGATCGCGCGTCCGAACTGAATCGCGACGCCCTGCCCGCACTCCGGCACATCGTGCGGGTGCCCATCGAAAAGAATGACGGAACGTGGGACGAGTTCGTCGCGGGCGGGACGGACCTGGAGGCGGTCGATGCGCGCGCCGCAGCGGTAGAGCCCGACGACGTCTCCGACATCCTGTTCACCTCCGGCACCACCGGACGGAGCAAGGGCGTGCGGTGCGCGCACCGCCAGTCGCTCGACGGTTCGGCGGCCTGGGCCGCGTGCGGTGAAGTCACCAGCACCGACCGATACCTCTGCATCAACCCGTTCTTCCACAACTTCGGCTACAAGGCCGGCATCCTGGCCTGCCTGCAGACCGGGGCGACGCTGTACCCGGTGCTGACGTTCAACCCCGAGCAGGCGCTGAGAACGATTGCCGAACAGCGTATTACCGTTCTGCCCGGCCCGCCGACCATCTTCCAGACCCTGCTGGACCACCCGAAGCGCGCAGACTACGACCTGTCCTCACTGCGCTTCTCGGTCACCGGCGCGGCCGTCGTCCCGGTCGTCCTGATCGAGCGCATGCAGTCCGAACTCGACATCGACATCGTGCTGACCGCCTACGGGCTGACCGAGGCCGCTGGATTCGGCACCATGTGCCGCCCCGACGACGACGCCATGACGGTGGCCACCACGTGCGGCCGCCCCATCGCTGATTTCGAACTGCGTCTGGATGATTCGGGTGAGGTGCTGCTGCGCGGGCCGAACGTGATGCTCGGTTACCTCGATGATCCGGCCGCGACGGCCGACGCGATCGACGCCGACGGCTGGCTGCATACCGGCGACATCGGCACGCTCGACGCACGCGGCAACCTGACGATCACCGATCGCCTCAAGGACATGTTCATCTGCGGCGGGTTCAATGTGTACCCGGCCGAGATCGAGCAGGTGCTGGCCCGGTTGGACGGGGTGGCCGAGACGGCGGTGATCGGCGTGCCCGACGAACGGCTCGGCGAGGTCGGTAAGGCCTTCGTGGTGCTCAAGCCTGGCGTGACGCTCGACGAGGCCGCCGTGATCGCCCATACCCGCGAGCATCTGGCGAACTTCAAGGTGCCGCGATCAGTTGAGTTTTTGGATGTGCTGCCGCGGAATCCGGGCGGCAAGGTGATCAAACCGGTGCTGCGCAGCAGAGGGACCCGAGAAGGGGTGCAATGGACCTGA
- a CDS encoding acyl-CoA dehydrogenase family protein — protein MDLTFDDETEAFRAEVRDFLTANREHFPTKSYDTLEGFEQHRRWDKVLFDAGLSVIAWPKEYGGRDATLLQWVVFEEEYFHAGAPGRASANGTAMLAPTLFAHGTEEQLQRVLPKMASGEEIWAQAWSEPESGSDLASLRSTATKVDGGWKLNGQKIWSSRAPFGERGFGLFRSDPEAQRHKGLTYFMFDLKAPGITVRPIAQLGGDTGFGEIFLDDVFVPDNDVIGGVHEGWRAAMSTSSNERGMSLRSPARFLAPAERLVAQWKSNPDPVFTDRVADAWIKAQAYRLHTFGTVTRLANGGELGAESSVTKVFWSDLDVALHQTALDMRGADAELVDHPGREEENYSWTEGLLFALGGPIYAGTNEIQRNIIAERLLGLPREAK, from the coding sequence ATGGACCTGACATTCGACGACGAGACCGAGGCCTTTCGGGCCGAGGTCCGCGACTTCCTGACGGCGAACCGGGAACATTTCCCGACCAAGTCGTACGACACCCTCGAAGGCTTCGAGCAGCATCGCCGGTGGGACAAGGTGCTTTTCGACGCCGGGCTGTCGGTGATCGCCTGGCCCAAGGAGTACGGCGGCCGCGACGCCACCCTGCTGCAGTGGGTGGTGTTCGAGGAGGAGTACTTCCACGCCGGCGCTCCCGGCCGGGCCAGTGCCAACGGCACCGCGATGCTGGCACCGACTCTGTTCGCACACGGCACCGAAGAGCAACTCCAGCGCGTGCTTCCCAAAATGGCCAGCGGCGAGGAGATCTGGGCCCAGGCCTGGTCCGAGCCTGAATCCGGCAGCGACCTGGCCTCGCTGCGCTCGACGGCCACCAAGGTCGACGGCGGTTGGAAACTCAACGGGCAGAAGATCTGGAGCTCGCGTGCACCGTTCGGTGAGCGCGGCTTCGGGCTGTTCCGCTCCGACCCGGAGGCACAGCGCCACAAGGGCCTGACCTACTTCATGTTCGATCTCAAGGCCCCCGGGATCACCGTGCGCCCGATCGCCCAGCTCGGGGGTGACACCGGCTTCGGCGAGATCTTCCTCGATGACGTGTTCGTGCCCGACAACGACGTGATCGGCGGCGTCCACGAGGGATGGCGTGCGGCGATGAGCACGTCGAGCAACGAGCGCGGCATGTCGTTGCGCAGCCCGGCCCGCTTCCTGGCGCCTGCGGAACGTCTTGTCGCTCAGTGGAAGTCCAACCCTGACCCGGTCTTCACCGACCGGGTCGCTGACGCCTGGATCAAGGCCCAGGCCTACCGGCTGCACACCTTCGGCACCGTCACCCGCCTGGCCAACGGCGGTGAGCTGGGCGCCGAGTCCTCGGTGACCAAGGTGTTCTGGTCCGACCTGGACGTCGCGCTGCACCAGACCGCACTCGATATGCGCGGAGCTGACGCCGAACTGGTCGATCACCCCGGACGCGAGGAGGAAAATTACTCCTGGACCGAAGGTCTGCTGTTTGCCCTTGGCGGCCCGATCTACGCGGGCACCAACGAAATTCAGCGCAACATCATTGCCGAGCGGCTCCTCGGTTTGCCCCGGGAGGCAAAGTGA
- a CDS encoding acyl-CoA dehydrogenase family protein, with product MNFEIDEQQRDFAASIDAALSAADVPAAVRAWGEGDTGPGRKVWAQLTDLGVTALLVPEKYDGIDASPVDLVVALERLGYWAVPGPVTESIAVAPILLANDERSGALASGELIATVAMPPQVPYAVNADVAGLTLLAADGQVGDATVGAGHDSVDPARKLFDVTASGDTQAADTARAYELGVLATAAQLVGAGQAMLDQSVEYAKQRTQFGRIIGSYQAIKHKLADVLIAVELARPLIYGAALSLAEGSPDTARDVSAAKVAAADAALLAARSALQTHGAIGFTQEHDLSLSLLRVQALRSAWGDPTLHRRRLLEAL from the coding sequence GTGAACTTCGAGATTGACGAACAGCAGCGGGACTTCGCGGCCAGCATCGATGCGGCACTGAGCGCCGCCGACGTTCCGGCCGCGGTACGAGCGTGGGGCGAGGGTGACACCGGACCCGGCCGCAAGGTGTGGGCACAGCTGACCGATCTGGGCGTCACCGCGCTACTGGTGCCCGAGAAGTACGACGGCATCGACGCCAGCCCTGTCGACCTCGTCGTCGCCTTGGAGCGCTTGGGCTACTGGGCCGTCCCGGGTCCGGTGACCGAGTCGATCGCCGTCGCACCAATCCTGCTCGCGAACGACGAGCGCTCGGGAGCACTGGCCTCCGGCGAGCTCATCGCCACCGTCGCCATGCCTCCGCAGGTGCCGTACGCCGTCAATGCCGACGTCGCGGGGCTGACCTTGCTGGCCGCCGACGGACAGGTCGGCGACGCCACAGTCGGGGCAGGCCACGATTCCGTCGATCCGGCCCGGAAGCTGTTCGACGTCACCGCCTCCGGTGACACCCAGGCCGCCGACACCGCACGCGCTTATGAGCTCGGTGTCCTGGCGACTGCCGCCCAGTTGGTAGGCGCGGGCCAGGCCATGCTGGATCAGTCCGTCGAATACGCCAAGCAGCGCACGCAGTTCGGCCGGATCATCGGCTCTTATCAGGCCATCAAGCACAAGCTTGCCGACGTGCTCATCGCCGTCGAGCTGGCCCGTCCCCTGATCTACGGCGCGGCCCTGTCCCTGGCCGAAGGTTCGCCCGACACCGCCCGCGATGTCAGCGCTGCCAAGGTGGCCGCCGCCGACGCCGCGCTGCTGGCCGCCCGCTCGGCGCTGCAGACCCACGGCGCCATCGGGTTCACCCAGGAACACGACCTGTCCCTGTCACTGCTGCGCGTGCAGGCGTTGCGCAGTGCCTGGGGCGACCCCACCCTGCACCGCCGTCGACTGCTGGAGGCCCTCTGA
- the ipdE2 gene encoding acyl-CoA dehydrogenase IpdE2, whose translation MSEERQLLRETVAALVDKHASPEAVRTAMESERGYDEKLWGLLCEQVGAAALVVPEELGGAGGELADAAVVLEELGKALVPTPLLGTTLAELALLAVGEDEEGLAGLVEGTSIGTVAFDADYVINGDVADVVIGADGENLTRWTTFTATPKSTMDLTRRLSAVIPGDTAVLGADPGLADTAALLLAAEQIGAASRCLDLTVAYTKDRVQFGRAIGSFQALKHRMADLYVKVSSARAVVNDAIAAPSPTTASLARYFASEALSAVAAEAIQLHGGIAITWESDIQLYFKRAHGSAQLLGPPREHLRRLEAEVF comes from the coding sequence ATGAGTGAAGAACGGCAACTACTAAGGGAAACCGTCGCCGCCCTGGTGGACAAGCACGCCTCGCCCGAGGCCGTGCGCACGGCGATGGAATCCGAACGCGGCTACGACGAGAAGCTGTGGGGCCTGCTGTGTGAGCAGGTCGGCGCGGCCGCTCTGGTGGTCCCGGAGGAACTGGGCGGCGCCGGAGGCGAACTCGCCGATGCCGCAGTGGTTCTCGAAGAGCTCGGCAAGGCTCTGGTGCCGACCCCGCTGCTGGGCACCACACTGGCCGAGCTGGCGCTGCTGGCCGTCGGCGAGGACGAGGAAGGCCTCGCTGGGCTTGTTGAGGGCACGTCCATCGGCACCGTGGCCTTCGACGCCGACTACGTCATCAACGGTGACGTGGCCGATGTCGTCATCGGAGCCGACGGCGAAAACCTGACCCGCTGGACCACGTTCACCGCCACACCCAAGTCCACCATGGATCTGACCCGGCGGCTGTCCGCGGTGATCCCCGGGGACACCGCCGTCCTCGGCGCCGATCCCGGCCTGGCCGACACCGCGGCGCTGCTGCTGGCGGCCGAGCAGATCGGTGCCGCGTCACGCTGCCTCGACCTGACCGTCGCCTACACCAAGGACCGGGTGCAGTTCGGCCGCGCCATCGGCAGCTTCCAGGCGCTCAAGCACCGGATGGCCGACCTGTACGTCAAGGTGTCCTCGGCCCGTGCCGTCGTCAACGACGCCATCGCCGCCCCGTCGCCCACCACAGCTTCCCTGGCCCGCTACTTCGCCAGCGAGGCACTGTCGGCAGTGGCTGCCGAGGCCATTCAGCTGCACGGCGGCATCGCCATCACCTGGGAAAGCGACATCCAGCTCTACTTCAAGCGCGCCCACGGCAGTGCCCAGCTGCTCGGACCGCCGCGTGAGCATCTTCGCCGGCTCGAAGCTGAAGTCTTCTAG
- a CDS encoding pyridoxal phosphate-dependent aminotransferase, whose protein sequence is MTDHVSLRAGIPPFHVMDVWLAADERQRTHGDLVNLSAGQPSAGAPTAVRDAAVAALHQGSLGYTVALGLPELRAEIAASYRKYGVEVGIDEVVLTTGSSGGFLLTFLACFDAGDRVAIASPGYPCYRNILTALGCEVVEIPCGPETRFQPTVAMLDALDPPVAGVIVASPANPTGTVIPPAELAAIARWCDATDVRLISDEVYHGLVYPGAPETSCAWETSRNAVVVNSFSKYFAMTGWRLGWLLVPTGLQRAVDRLTGNFTICPPALAQHAAVAAFTPESLAEADGLLSHYADNRTLLLDGLRGIGIDRLAPTDGAFYVYADVSDHTEDSLAWCSQLLADTGVAIAPGIDFDTVRGGSYVRLSFAGPTSDIEEALRRIAAWLR, encoded by the coding sequence ATGACCGACCACGTCTCCCTGCGCGCCGGAATCCCACCGTTCCACGTCATGGACGTGTGGCTGGCCGCCGACGAGCGCCAGCGCACGCACGGTGACCTGGTCAACCTGTCGGCGGGGCAGCCCAGTGCCGGGGCACCGACGGCGGTGCGCGACGCCGCCGTCGCCGCCCTGCACCAGGGCTCGCTCGGCTACACCGTCGCACTCGGTCTCCCCGAGCTGCGCGCCGAGATCGCCGCGTCGTACCGCAAATACGGCGTCGAGGTCGGCATCGACGAGGTGGTGCTCACCACCGGATCCTCGGGCGGGTTCCTGCTGACGTTCCTGGCCTGTTTCGACGCCGGTGACCGGGTGGCGATCGCCAGTCCCGGCTACCCGTGTTACCGCAACATCCTCACCGCGCTCGGTTGCGAGGTCGTGGAGATCCCGTGCGGTCCCGAAACCCGGTTCCAGCCGACGGTCGCGATGCTCGACGCGCTCGATCCCCCGGTGGCCGGCGTGATCGTCGCCAGCCCGGCCAACCCCACCGGCACCGTCATCCCGCCGGCCGAGTTGGCGGCCATCGCTCGCTGGTGCGACGCGACAGACGTGCGGTTGATCAGCGACGAGGTCTACCACGGCCTGGTCTACCCCGGCGCCCCCGAGACCAGCTGTGCCTGGGAAACCTCACGAAATGCCGTGGTGGTCAACAGCTTCTCGAAGTACTTCGCGATGACCGGGTGGCGGCTGGGCTGGCTGCTGGTGCCCACCGGACTGCAGCGCGCGGTGGACCGGCTCACCGGAAACTTCACCATCTGCCCACCGGCCCTGGCCCAGCATGCCGCGGTGGCCGCGTTCACCCCGGAATCCCTGGCCGAGGCAGATGGCCTGCTGTCGCACTATGCCGACAACCGCACGCTGCTGCTCGACGGGCTGCGCGGCATCGGCATCGATCGCCTGGCCCCGACCGACGGCGCCTTCTACGTGTACGCCGACGTCAGCGATCACACCGAAGACTCCTTGGCCTGGTGCTCACAGCTGTTGGCCGACACCGGCGTCGCGATCGCGCCCGGCATCGACTTCGACACCGTGCGGGGCGGCTCCTATGTTCGGCTGTCGTTCGCCGGGCCGACGAGCGATATCGAAGAGGCGTTGCGCCGCATCGCTGCCTGGTTGCGGTAG
- a CDS encoding acetoacetate--CoA ligase: MNEPQWEPTPEGIEAARVTDFARFVESRTGISAPDYQSLWQWSVDDPAAFWGALWDYFDLGDRPEQVLSGDQMPGVRWFPGARLNYVDQIARQARTDRPAILTVAEGGEVTELAWAELLRRTAAFAHTLRSLGVQPGDRVVGYLPNIAEAIIAFLATASIGAIWSACGQDYTAKAALDRLGQLEPTVLVTADGYRFGGKSHDKSADIAAVRDGLPTLKASVLVSRLGAAREDWLDWESATAGKAELATTPVDFDHPLWVLYSSGTTGLPKGIMHGHGGVLLEHLKAVSLQSDIGPDDTFFWYTSPSWMMWNFQVAGLLVGATIVCYEGSPTYPTADALWNIAATVHATVLGTSPGYVLACAKAGAVPRDEHDLSALKTVGITGSSLPPSSALWLRDNVGERVQVASISGGTDVVSAFIGGAPTVPVWPGELSARYLGAAVDAWDESGNPVRGEVGELVITKPLPSMPIGFWNDADGSRYRDAYFEMFPGVWRHGDWITITDHDSVVVHGRSDSTLNRNGIRMGSADIYQSVERLPEIAEALVIGAEQPDGGYWMPLFVVLAEGVELTEAVRDKIIQTIRTEVSPRHVPDDILVAPGIPHTRTGKKLEVPIKKLFQGADAAKVVERSAVDNPDLLDWYAAQRPKR, from the coding sequence ATGAATGAACCGCAGTGGGAACCGACTCCGGAAGGTATCGAGGCCGCCCGGGTCACCGACTTCGCCCGGTTCGTCGAATCCCGCACCGGAATCAGCGCCCCCGACTATCAGAGTCTGTGGCAGTGGTCCGTCGATGATCCGGCGGCGTTCTGGGGTGCACTCTGGGACTACTTCGACCTGGGTGACCGGCCGGAGCAGGTGCTCTCCGGCGACCAGATGCCCGGCGTCCGGTGGTTTCCCGGTGCCCGGCTCAACTACGTCGACCAGATCGCCCGTCAGGCTCGCACCGACCGGCCCGCCATCCTCACGGTCGCCGAAGGCGGCGAGGTCACTGAGCTGGCCTGGGCCGAATTGCTGCGCCGCACGGCGGCTTTCGCGCATACCCTGCGGTCGCTCGGAGTGCAGCCGGGGGACCGGGTGGTCGGCTACCTGCCCAACATCGCCGAGGCCATCATCGCCTTCCTGGCCACCGCCAGCATCGGCGCGATCTGGAGTGCCTGCGGCCAGGACTACACCGCCAAGGCGGCGCTGGACCGGCTCGGCCAGTTGGAGCCGACCGTGTTGGTCACCGCCGACGGCTACCGCTTCGGGGGCAAGTCCCACGACAAGAGCGCAGACATCGCCGCGGTGCGCGACGGCCTGCCCACGCTGAAGGCCTCGGTGCTGGTGTCCCGGCTCGGTGCGGCCCGCGAGGATTGGCTGGACTGGGAGTCGGCGACGGCCGGCAAGGCCGAATTGGCCACGACACCGGTCGATTTCGATCACCCACTGTGGGTCCTGTACTCGTCGGGCACCACCGGCCTGCCGAAGGGCATCATGCACGGCCACGGCGGTGTGCTGCTCGAACACCTCAAGGCGGTGTCGCTGCAGTCCGACATCGGCCCTGACGACACGTTCTTCTGGTACACCAGCCCGAGCTGGATGATGTGGAACTTCCAGGTGGCAGGGCTGCTGGTCGGGGCCACCATCGTCTGTTACGAGGGCAGCCCGACGTATCCGACGGCCGATGCCCTGTGGAACATCGCCGCGACCGTGCATGCGACGGTTCTGGGAACCAGCCCCGGTTATGTGCTGGCCTGTGCGAAGGCCGGCGCGGTGCCCCGCGACGAGCACGACTTGTCGGCACTGAAAACCGTGGGCATCACCGGATCGTCGCTGCCGCCGTCGTCGGCGCTGTGGTTGCGCGACAACGTCGGTGAGCGGGTTCAGGTCGCCTCGATCAGCGGCGGCACCGACGTGGTGTCGGCGTTCATCGGTGGTGCGCCGACCGTTCCTGTGTGGCCGGGCGAGCTGTCGGCGCGTTATCTCGGCGCGGCCGTGGATGCCTGGGACGAGTCGGGCAATCCGGTCCGCGGGGAGGTCGGCGAGCTGGTGATCACCAAGCCGCTGCCCTCGATGCCGATCGGCTTCTGGAACGACGCTGACGGATCCCGTTACCGCGACGCCTATTTCGAGATGTTCCCGGGCGTGTGGCGGCACGGCGACTGGATCACCATCACCGACCACGACAGCGTCGTCGTGCACGGGCGGTCGGACTCCACGTTGAACCGCAACGGCATCCGCATGGGCAGCGCCGACATCTACCAGTCGGTGGAACGGCTGCCCGAGATCGCCGAGGCCCTGGTGATCGGGGCCGAACAGCCTGACGGCGGCTACTGGATGCCGCTGTTCGTGGTGCTGGCCGAAGGCGTCGAACTCACGGAGGCGGTGCGGGACAAGATCATTCAGACCATCCGCACCGAGGTCTCCCCGCGCCACGTACCCGACGACATCCTCGTCGCCCCGGGCATCCCGCACACCCGCACCGGCAAGAAACTCGAAGTCCCGATCAAGAAGCTGTTCCAGGGCGCCGATGCGGCCAAGGTCGTCGAGCGCAGTGCGGTCGACAACCCGGACCTGCTGGACTGGTACGCGGCGCAGCGCCCGAAGCGCTGA
- a CDS encoding 3-hydroxybutyrate dehydrogenase, which yields MSDLAGRTALVTGAASGIGAACARELAARGAVVTVADINGPAAAAVADEIGGKSWAVDLLDVGALEALQLDCDILVNNAGVQSIHPIQEFPPERFRMLMTLMVEAPFLLIRAALPHMYAQGFGRVVNISSVHGLRASEFKSGYVTAKHALEGLSKVTALEGGPHGVTSNCVNPGYVRTPLVTKQIADQARIHGIPEQDVLADVLLKESAVKQLVEPEEVGALVGWLASPNARMVTGASYTMDGGWSAR from the coding sequence ATGAGCGATCTGGCCGGCCGCACAGCCCTGGTCACCGGGGCGGCGAGTGGGATCGGTGCGGCCTGTGCCCGCGAGCTCGCGGCTCGCGGGGCGGTGGTTACGGTGGCCGACATCAACGGACCCGCTGCGGCTGCCGTGGCCGACGAGATCGGTGGAAAGTCCTGGGCGGTCGATCTTCTCGACGTGGGAGCCCTGGAGGCGCTGCAACTGGACTGCGACATCCTGGTGAACAACGCCGGGGTGCAGAGCATCCACCCGATCCAGGAGTTTCCGCCCGAGCGGTTCCGGATGCTGATGACGTTGATGGTCGAGGCGCCGTTCCTGTTGATCCGCGCGGCCCTGCCGCACATGTATGCCCAGGGGTTCGGTCGTGTCGTCAACATCTCCTCGGTCCATGGGCTTCGCGCCTCGGAGTTCAAGTCCGGTTACGTCACGGCCAAACATGCGCTGGAGGGCCTGTCGAAGGTGACCGCGCTGGAGGGCGGCCCGCACGGGGTGACGAGCAATTGCGTCAATCCCGGCTACGTGCGCACTCCGCTGGTGACCAAGCAGATCGCCGATCAGGCACGCATCCACGGCATTCCCGAGCAGGATGTGCTGGCCGACGTACTGCTCAAGGAAAGCGCGGTCAAGCAATTGGTCGAGCCGGAAGAGGTCGGCGCGTTGGTAGGTTGGCTGGCGTCGCCGAATGCCCGGATGGTGACCGGGGCGTCGTACACGATGGATGGTGGGTGGAGCGCACGATGA
- a CDS encoding MFS transporter — MSAPNTTGLRRVVAASMAGTVVEWYEFFLYGTAATLVFNKLFFPQGGNELDAIMAAFGTYAIGFLARPLGGLVFGHYGDKFGRKKLLQFSLILVGLATFLMGCLPTYAQIGYLAPILLVILRFLQGFAVGGEWGGAVLLVAEHSPNRSRGFWASWPQAGVPVGNMLATVVLLLLNGLLSADAFLSWGWRVAFWLSAVVVLIGYYIRTKVTDAPIFVAAQQEAEQIKASSFSAIEVLKRYPRGVFTAMGLRFGENIMYYLVVTFSITYLKEHVHSDTSDILWWLLIAHTVHLVAIPTVGALSDRYGRRPVYFVGAVGAACWGFFAYPMMDSGQYLPVIGAITLGLVIHALMYAPQPALMSEMFPTRMRYSGVSLGYQVTSIAAGSLAPIIAVWLLKTYASSVPIAVYLALAALVTLIALAFTRETKGVDLADIDAADLQRSAA; from the coding sequence ATGAGCGCGCCCAATACGACCGGTTTGCGCCGCGTCGTCGCCGCCTCGATGGCGGGCACGGTGGTCGAGTGGTACGAGTTCTTCCTGTACGGAACCGCCGCCACCCTGGTGTTCAACAAGTTGTTCTTCCCGCAGGGCGGCAATGAGCTGGACGCCATCATGGCGGCCTTCGGCACGTATGCCATCGGCTTCCTGGCCCGCCCGCTCGGCGGCCTCGTGTTCGGGCATTACGGCGACAAGTTCGGGCGCAAGAAGCTACTGCAGTTCAGCTTGATACTCGTCGGCCTGGCCACGTTCCTGATGGGCTGCCTACCGACCTACGCACAGATCGGCTACCTGGCTCCCATCCTGCTGGTGATCCTGCGCTTCCTGCAGGGTTTCGCCGTCGGCGGCGAGTGGGGCGGCGCGGTGTTGCTGGTGGCCGAGCACAGCCCGAACCGGTCGCGGGGGTTCTGGGCCAGTTGGCCGCAGGCCGGCGTGCCGGTGGGCAACATGCTCGCCACCGTGGTGTTGCTGCTCCTCAACGGGCTGCTCAGCGCCGATGCGTTCCTGTCCTGGGGTTGGCGGGTGGCGTTCTGGCTGTCGGCGGTGGTGGTGCTGATCGGCTATTACATCCGAACCAAGGTCACCGATGCACCGATTTTCGTTGCGGCCCAACAGGAAGCCGAGCAGATCAAGGCCAGCTCGTTCAGCGCGATCGAGGTGCTCAAGCGCTATCCGCGTGGGGTGTTCACCGCGATGGGCCTGCGTTTCGGCGAGAACATCATGTACTACCTGGTGGTCACGTTCTCGATCACCTATCTCAAGGAGCATGTGCACTCCGATACCAGCGACATCCTGTGGTGGCTGCTCATCGCCCACACCGTGCACCTGGTGGCCATCCCGACGGTCGGGGCGCTGTCGGACCGTTACGGCCGTCGCCCGGTGTACTTCGTCGGCGCCGTAGGCGCAGCCTGCTGGGGCTTCTTCGCCTATCCGATGATGGACAGCGGTCAGTACCTGCCGGTGATCGGGGCGATCACGCTGGGCCTGGTGATCCATGCCCTGATGTATGCGCCGCAGCCCGCGCTGATGTCCGAGATGTTCCCCACCCGGATGCGGTATTCCGGTGTCTCCCTTGGCTATCAGGTCACGTCGATCGCTGCCGGTTCGCTGGCCCCGATCATCGCCGTGTGGTTGCTGAAGACCTACGCCTCCTCGGTGCCGATCGCGGTGTACCTCGCGCTGGCCGCGCTGGTGACGCTGATCGCGCTGGCGTTCACCCGTGAGACCAAGGGTGTGGACCTGGCCGACATCGACGCGGCCGACCTGCAACGGTCCGCGGCATGA
- a CDS encoding LysR family transcriptional regulator, whose amino-acid sequence MDGAQRPGRPSADDLLVLLAVGRSGRYTAAADELGINHTTISRRIAALEQAIGGRVLTRAGGGWELTDLGREALAAAEAVESAVSALGASGARQLEGVVRISATDGFSAYIAAPAAAQVQRRHPRLTVEIVTATRRASQQRSSLDLEIVVGAPQVRRAEAIRLGDYCLGLYGSRDYLAEHGTPADVADLARFPLVYFIDSMLQVDDLDMATSFAPTMRESVTSTNVFVHVEATRAAAGLGLLPCFMADRHEDLVRVLPAELSVRLSYWLVARAETLRRPVVAAVVEAIHDRMSDQQDVLLGTR is encoded by the coding sequence ATGGATGGTGCGCAAAGGCCCGGCCGCCCGAGCGCGGACGATCTGCTCGTCCTACTGGCGGTCGGGCGGTCCGGCCGCTACACCGCGGCCGCCGATGAGCTGGGCATCAACCACACCACGATCTCGCGCCGCATCGCCGCGCTCGAGCAGGCCATCGGGGGCCGGGTGCTGACCCGGGCCGGCGGCGGGTGGGAACTCACCGACCTCGGCCGCGAGGCACTGGCCGCCGCCGAAGCCGTCGAGTCCGCGGTGTCCGCGCTGGGCGCCTCCGGGGCCCGGCAACTCGAGGGCGTGGTGCGGATCTCGGCAACCGACGGCTTCAGCGCGTACATCGCCGCGCCCGCGGCGGCCCAGGTGCAACGTCGTCACCCCCGACTGACGGTCGAGATCGTGACCGCCACCCGGCGTGCCTCCCAACAGCGTTCGAGCCTGGACCTCGAGATCGTCGTGGGGGCGCCGCAGGTTCGGCGCGCCGAGGCGATCCGACTGGGTGACTACTGCCTGGGTCTCTACGGCTCACGGGACTACCTCGCCGAGCACGGCACCCCGGCCGACGTCGCGGACCTCGCACGCTTCCCGCTGGTCTACTTCATCGACTCGATGCTGCAGGTCGACGATTTGGACATGGCCACCAGCTTTGCGCCCACCATGCGCGAATCGGTGACGTCGACCAACGTGTTCGTCCACGTCGAGGCCACCCGCGCCGCGGCGGGCCTTGGCCTGCTGCCGTGTTTCATGGCCGACCGGCACGAGGACCTGGTGCGGGTACTGCCCGCAGAGCTGTCGGTTCGGTTGAGCTATTGGCTGGTGGCCCGGGCCGAAACGCTGCGCCGGCCGGTGGTGGCAGCGGTGGTCGAAGCCATCCACGACCGGATGTCCGACCAACAGGACGTGCTGTTGGGCACTCGCTGA